One Setaria viridis chromosome 5, Setaria_viridis_v4.0, whole genome shotgun sequence genomic region harbors:
- the LOC140222781 gene encoding uncharacterized protein: protein MARAAAKKRQPEPENVNQSCNESQMQVVLFQGQSGNETSTVPPEPVTSNQPPKHGTTEIGESIPVEENDSSDEDKNDYGIEHDPGLRAPISSYDVNDQDSVRRAYIALGPCQPKMKRDAFPQHDCGGMRRFQHKWFAEFKWIEYSVDKDAAFCFVCYLFKDSCKFPGGDAFVVEGFRNWNMKRRIHRHVGAIDSAHSEAEEKYRLFTRPKASIRESVASNTSQFKAKYLARLTWSLKCIRFLLRQGLAFRGHDETKDSLNKGNFRELLAWLAGNFEEVNLVVLENAPQNCQMIDHKIQKQLIDACAHETTKFIIDELGDECFAFLADESSDAYLLEQLALCLRFVNKKGEPVERFLGLVQVEDTTSLTLKEAIQSLLMKYQLPLSKVRGQGYDGASNMKGHVNGLKKLIMDESPSAYYVHCFAHQLQLTLVAVAKENTDCDWFFGQLAYLLNVLGMSCKKIRMLRIAQAEYMIEALKLGEIETGQGLNQEMGLARPGDTRWGSHYRTVMHVMFLYPSIKKVLFRIGNESKGAEANGAQTMLTVFKSFEFVFLLHLMNEIFGYTNDLCNALRKREQDIVNAMDLLEFTKVELDVLRQDSGWQEFLTKVTSFCEKRNVKVVDMNGKYIPMQRSRQFYRGAINYHRFHADMFLGVIDRQVQELNNRFDEVNTELLRCMASFSPANSFSAFNVENLVKLAGFYPHDFEFQEINQLHFQLHHYINDVRNDENFKNLRSLAELSMMLVKEGKVSRYDIVYKLLKLVFVLLVATTGVERVFSIMNLIKNKRRSKMGQKYLNGCLVTLIEREFFMQAKDKDIIAHFQSIAERKVVL, encoded by the coding sequence atggcaagggctgctgcaaagaagagaCAACCTGAACCGGAGAATGTTAATCAATCTTGCAATGAAAGTCAAATGCAAGTAGTGTTATTCCAAGGACAAAGTGGTAATGAAACAAGCACGGTACCACCTGAACCTGTGACATCTAATCAGCCACCAAAGCACGGTACAACAGAAATTGGTGAATCCATACCCGTGGAAGAaaatgattctagtgatgaagacaAGAATGATTATGGCATTGAGCATGATCCTGGATTGAGGGCTCCGATCTCAAGCTATGATGTCAATGACCAAGATTCAGTTAGAAGGGCATACATTGCATTGGGGCCATGtcaaccaaagatgaagagggatgcttttccgcaacatgattgtggaggtatgcgccgcttccaacataagtggtttgctgaatttaagtggattgagtacagtgtggataaagatgctgcattttgctttgtttgctatttgTTCAAAGATAGCTGCAAATTTCCTGGTGgagatgcttttgttgttgaagggtttagaaattggaatatgaaAAGGAGAATTCATAGGCATGTTGGTGCTATCGATAGTGCTcatagtgaagctgaagagaaatatagattgTTCACGAGACCTAAGGCATCAATTCGTGAATCTGTTGCATCAAACACTTCACAATTCAAGGCTAAGTATCTGGCTCGCTTGACATGGTCACTTAAGTGCATAAGATTTCTGTTGCGTCAAGGGTTGGCTTTTAGGGGTCATGATGAAACAAAGGATTCACTCAACAAGGGGAATTTTCGGGAACTTTTAGCATGGCTAGCAGGAAACTTTGAAGAGGTTAATCTGGTGGTACTAGAGAATGCACCACAAAACTGTCAAATGATAGATCACAAGATCCAGAAACAACTCATTGATGCTTGTgctcatgaaacaaccaaatttatcatagacgaacttggtgatgagtgttttgcatttcttgctgatgagtcaagtgatgcatacctactggaacaattggctctttgtttacgttttgtcaataaaaaaggagaaccagttGAGCGGTTTCTAGGTCTTGTCCAAGTTGAAGATACTACATCATTGACTCTTAAAGAAGCAATTCAGTCCTTGCTTATGAAATATCAATTGCCCCTGTCCAAGGTACGTGGTCAAGGGTATGATGGAGCTAGTAATATGAAGGGTCAtgttaatggtttgaagaaactaattatggatgagtccccttctgcttattatgttcattgcttcGCCCATCAACTTCAACTAACACTTGTAGCGGTTGCTAAGGAGAATACTGATTGTGATTGGTTCTTTGGGCAACTTGCTTATTTGTTGAATGTTCTAGGGATGTCTTGTAAAAAGATCCGTATGCTTCGCATTGCTCAAGCTGAATACATGATTGAAGCATTGAAATTGGGTGAAATTGAAACCGGGCAAGGATTGAATCAAGAGATGGGCTTAGCAAGGCCAGGTGATACACGATGGGGATCTCACTACAGAACAGTAATGCATGTTATGTTCTTGTATCCTTCAATCAAGAAAGTTCTCTTTAGGATTGGGAATGAAAGTAAAGGGGCTGAGGCTAATGGGGCTCAAACTATGCTCACAGTATTTAAgtcctttgagtttgttttcctgctacacttgatgaatgaaatatttggatacaccaatgacttgtgcaatgctttgcgaaagagggagcaagatattgtaaatgcaatggatcttctggagttcacaaaggtagaactggatgttttgagacaagattctggatggcaagaatttcttaccaaggtcacttctttttgtgagaagcgcaatgttaaagttgttgacatgaatgggaagtatattcctatgcaaagatcaaggcagttctacagaggtgccattaattatcaccggtttcatgctgatatgtttttgggtgtcattgatagacaagttcaagagctcaataataggtttgatgaggtaaatacagagctacttagatgcatggcatcattcagtccagctaattccttttctgcttttaatgttgagaacttggttaagcttgctgggttctatccacatgactttgaatttcaagaaataaaccagcttcattttcagttgcaccactatatcaatgatgttagaaatgatgaaaacttcaaaaatttgagaagtctagcagagttgtctatgatgctagttaaagaaggaaaggtttctcggtatgacattgtttataaacttctcaaattggtgTTTGTTCTCCTTGTTGCAACTACTGGTGTTGAGAGGGTCTTttctataatgaatttgataaagaacaagagaagaagtaagatggggcagaaatatttgaatggttgctTGGTCACATTGATTGAAAGGGAATTCTTCATGCAAGCTAAAGATAAAGACATCATCGCTCATTTTCAAAGCATTGCAGAACGGAAAGTTGTCCTatag